TGCGCCAGATGCCAGATTCGCGTTCCTTCCCCCACCACGGCGCTCTGAGCCACGTCGGCAGTTTCGGCGATGGATGTCACGGCGTTCCTCCAGGTGTGCGGCGGCGTTGTCATGAGCCGCTCAGGGCTGCCTGCAGCCGTTCCGCGACATACTGCTGCTGAGCCTCGGTGATGTGCGGATAGACGGGCAACGACAGAATCCCGCGAGCGGCCCGTTCTGCGACCGGAAAACTCCCGGGGCCGAGCTCCATCCCGCGATAAGCCCCGCTCAGATGGACCGGGACCGGGTAGTGGATGCCGGCGCCGATCCCCGCGGCGTTCAGCTCGGCGCGGACCCGGTCCCGATCGGGGACGCGGACCACGTACAGATGCCAGACATCGAGGTTGCCGGGGGCGCTGCGGGGGAGCTCGACGCCGGGCACGTCCGCCAGCAGCTCCCGGTAACGTGACGCGGCCTGCCGGCGCCGTTCGTTCCAGCCCGCCAGCCTCCGCAGCTTGGCGTTCAGTACCACTGCCTGGACGGTGTCGAGACGTGAATTCATACCCACCGCGTCGTGCTCGTATTTGCGTGCGCTCCCGTGCGCGCCAAGCATCCGGACTCGGGCGGCGACGTCCCCGTCGGCGGTCAGTACGGCGCCGGCATCACCGGCCGCCCCGAGGTTCTTGCCCGGATAGAAGCTTGTTCCGGCAGCCAATCCCAGTGTGCCGGCGCACCGGCCGTAGCGGGAGGCGCCCTGGGCCTGGGCGGCGTCTTCGATGATCACTGCGCCGCACGCGGCCGCGATCGGTTCCAGGCGCTCAACGAATGCCGTTTGGCCGAACAAGTGAACGGGCACGATCGCTTGGGTCCGCCGCGTGACAGCCTGCCCCACCTGGTCCGGGTCGATCAGCAGGTACTCCGGGTCGACGTCGACGAGGACCGGCACGGCACCGGTCCGGCTCACCGCCTCGGCGGTAGCGATAAACGTGTTGGCGGGGAGAATGACTTCCCCGCCCGCACCGACCCCGCACGCGCGCAGGGCCAGTTCCAGTGCATCCGTGCCGTTGGCCACCCCGACGCAGTGTCCGGTGTCGAGGAAACGGGCGTAGGCCTGCTCAAATTCCGCCACGGCGGGGCCGCCAATGAACGAAGTCCGGGCGAAAACCTCTTTCAGGCCAATGTCGACTTCCTCGGCGATCTCGTCCTGCTGAGCGCCCAGGTCAACGAAGGGGACGCAGACTCTGGCTTCCAACGGCAACGTCATCCCCGGGCGCCCGCCGCGGCAGCCGAGGGTTTGAGCACCCGGGCCGGCACTCCGGCCCAGGTCTCGTCCGGCGGCACATCGGCCAAGACTGCGGCCCCCATGCCAATCACAGAACCCGACCCCACGGTGGTGCCTTCACGGACCGATGAGTTCATGCCAAGGTAAGCCGCACGGCCGATCCTGACCCCGCCGCCCAAACAAACGCCGGCAGCCAAGGTGGCGAAGTCCTCCACTACGTCGTCATGGGTCAACGTCACACCAGGCATCAGCACCACATGGCTTCCGACCATGATCGCGGCGGTCAGGGTGATATTTCCCAGCAGGATGCTTCCGGGGCCGACCTCGCAGCAGGAAGGGACCCGCACCGAAGGATCAACAACGGTTGCGAAGCGGTAGGCCGGTACACCCAAACCGGCCAGTCGCGCCACAACACGCTCCCGCGCCCGCCCGGCGCCGATGCAAACGACGACCCGTGCTGCGGGATAACGCAGGGCATAGCTGACGGGTCCCAGGATGGGGGCACCATCAAGGGCAGAACCTACCTTGGCGTCGTCGTCGTCGAGGACGCCGACAACGTCGAATTGTCCGTTCTCGCGGACGCAGGAAAGCACCTCGCGGGCGAGGCCGCTGGCGCCGATCACAAGGAGCTCTGTCATGGCTTTTCCTCGGCAGACCTGGCTATCGAATCGATCACCCTGGACTGCTCGTCCGGTGTCAGCTGGTGGTATACGGGCAGGATTAAGGTGCTGTCCGTGAGCCGCTCCGTCACCGAGAGGTCAGCTTTCCCGGTGTCCATCCCGGCGTAGGCAGGCTGCCGGTGCGCGGCCATAATTCCCCGACGGGCGGAAATTCCGTCCTGGGCCAGTCGCGCCAGGAGTTCCTCCCGCCCGAGGGCAAAGCCCGGCAGTACTTCGAGCCAGAAGGACTGGAAATTGCTGGTCCCGTACAAGGGGTCCTGGCTGAAGCGCAGGCCCTCAACCCCGGCGAGTGCCCTGCGGTACGTATTGGCGATTGCCCGGCGCCGGGACACCGCCTCACCCAGGCGTTCCAGCTGCACGAGCCCGACGGCCGCCTGCAGATCCGTCATCCGGTAGTTAAAACCGATCTCGCCATACGATTCCGCTGGCGCCAGGACCGTGGAGTGCCGCTCGTTCGCCGAGACGCTCATGGCGTGCTCCCGCAACGTCCGCGCCCGGTTGGCCCAGGCCGCGTTGTCGGTGGTCAGCATCCCGCCTTCCCCGGTGGTCAGTATTTTGCGGGGGTGGAAGGACCAGGCCGCGAGCTCGGCTCCCGCCCCCACTGGCCGGCCCCGGTACGTTGAGCCCGCCGCGCAGGCTGCGTCCTCGATGACGGTGATGCCCAGTGGGTCGCACAGGCCACGGATCGGATCCAGATCAACCGGCATACCTCCCTGGTCCACGACGATCACAGCGCGCGTGGCGGGGGTCAGGGCAGCCTCAAGTGTCGACACCGACACATTCCCCGTGTCCGGCTCAACATCGGCGAAAACGGGACGGGCACCGACATAGGTGACAGAATTTGCGGTGGCGATGAATGAGAAGGACGGCACTACAACGTCATCACGCGGCCCAATGCCGGCCACCTTCAGTGCCAGATGCAGGGCAGCTGTGCAACTGGACACGGCGACGGCGCAGCCGGCCTGCTGCGTCTCCGCGAAGGCTTCTTCGAAGCGCTTCACGCGTGGTCCCTGCGCCACCCAGCCCGAGGCGATCACTTCGGCTACCGCTTCGGCTTCCTCGGCTCCGAGCCACGGCTTCATCACGTTGATCCGGCTCAGGACAGGGTTCTTGCCGGCCGTCACCGCGCGCCCCCGACCCTGGCGTCCGCAATCTCGGCGCGCAGCGGCCGCCACCAGTCCACCAATTCGCGCAGTCCGTCCGCTAGCCCGGTTTCGGCACTGAAACCAAGCTCGCGTGTGGCCGCGCCCGTGTCCGCCTGGCGTCGGACGACCCCGTTCACAGCACGGTCGGGGCCGTGCTCTACGGCCAGTTCCGAACCCATGGCCCGCAATAGTGCTTCAGCCAGTTCCAGCAGGCTGGTTTCGACCCCGCTGGCGACGTTGTAGACGCCCGCGTCCACCGGGCTGCCAGCGGCCAGGATATTGGCCCGTGCCACATCCCTCGTGTGCACAAAATCCATGGTCTGCTGTCCGTCGCCGAAGATCAGGGGCGGCAGCCCGTCGTCGATTCGTTCCATCCAGCGAACCAGCACCTCGGTGTAGAGGCCGTGGACGTCCATCCGCGGACCGTACACGTTGAAGTAGCGCAACAGCACGTAGTCCAGGCCGTGCATCGCGCGGAAACTACGGGCCATGGCCTCGTTGAAGGACTTGGCTGCGCCGTAAAATGTGTCGTTGTTGTGGTGGTGATGGCGTTCGGCGGTCGGAAAGGTCTCCGCCAGGCCGTAGACAGAGGCGCTGGACGCCGCCACGAGCTTGCCGACCCGCTGGGCGGACACTGCTTCGAGCACATTAAACGTCCCGTCCACCAGCACCTCAAGGGCAAGACGAGGCTCTTCGGCGCATTGGGTGATGCGAATGGCTGCCTGGTGGAAGACAATGTCCTTGCCGCGGCACAAGTCATGGACCAGGTCCCGGTCGCGGATGTCCCCTTCGATCAGGTGCACCCGTCCGCTGGAGCGGGCCGGATCGAGGTTGGCCCGGCGGCCGCGGACCAAGTTGTCCAGCACATCGATCCTGCCGGCGCCGGCGTCCAGCAGTTGGTCCACGACCGTGGACCCGATGGTTCCCGCTCCGCCGGTGACCAGGACGTGTGCTCCTTGGAGTGTGCTCATCTGCTGACCTCAAGTTTCGGTTCGTTGCCGACCACAACGCTGGCCTTCCCGTCGGCACGGAGGCTGTCGCTGACTGCCTCCAGCACACAGAGCACCCGGAGACCGGAAGCGCCGCTGGTTCGGGAAGGGCGCCGCTGCCGGATACTGTTGGCGAATTCCGCCACCATCTCCCCGAGCGCCTCATACTCGGGGAGGGCCGGTGACCAGGTATCGCCCAGCCGGTACGAGATGGCCGAGGCGGTTCTGGCTGCCGCTGACGGTGACTTGCGGTCCAGGCTGACTCCGCGGTCGTAGATACTGAGCCGCTGCTGGGGGTTCAAGTCATCCCACACCAGGGTCCGCCGGGAGCCTCCGACCACAAGCTGGCGGATTTTGGTCGGACTCAACCAGTTCACGTGCACGTGGGCCATTGCATCGTTGGGCAACGCGAACGTCAGGTGCCCAACACAGGCGTGACCGGTACCGAGCGGATCAGCGCCGTGCGCAGCAACCTCGACCGGACGCAGCCCACCCGGGAGAATGAAGTCGAGAATGGACAGGTCGTGGGGCGCAAGGTCCCAGAACACATCCACATCCGGTTGCAGCAGGCCCAGGTTGATCCGGACCGAATCGATGAACAGAATGTCCCCGAGCGACCCGTCGGCGATCAGCTCCCGGATCTTCAGCACTGCCGGGGTGTAGCAGTAGGTGTGGTCGGCCATCAGGACCAGCCCCCGCTCATCCGCTACTTCAACCATCTCCAGTCCCCTCAGCCGGCTGTCGGCCAGGGGCTTCTCGACCAGCACGTGTTTCCCGGCTTTCAACGCCGTCAGGGCGATGCCGTGGTGCGTGTGGGCGGGCGTTGCAATCGCTACGGCGTCGACGTCGGCCAGGTCCAGCAGTTCATCGATGGACTTAAAGACCGGAACCCCGCCCTGGGCAGCGGCGAGCTTGGCGGCACGGTCTTGGTCCAGGTCCACGATGCCGGCCAGCTCCCAGTCCGGACTGACGGTGAAGTTCCGCGCCAGGTTGGGTCCCCAGTAGCCGGCACCGATGACGGCCGCCTTCAACGGCCCGCCGGTGGCCGCCAGATCCCGGCCACGGAGGTAATCTGAACGTGAATCATTCATTGAGTTTCCTTGCTCCGTTAGTACGCGCCCGCAGGCACGCACATTGCCCTGAAGGTGCGCCAGATGATGATGACGTCGCCCATGATCGACCAGTTCTCCACGTAGTAGAGATCCAGGCGCACCGCTTCGTCCCACGGCAGATCCGAACGGCCGTTGACTTGCCACAGGCCGGTAATCCCGGGCTTGATCAGCAGCCGTCGGTGCGTGTGCCTCTCGTAGCCGACCACCTCGCGCTGCAGCGGCGGCCGGGGCCCGACCAGGCTCATTGCTCCTGAGAGGACATTCCAGAACTGCGGCAGCTCGTCCAGCGAGTACCGGCGCATCCACCGCCCGCAGCGGGTCACCCGGGGGTCGTTGTGCATCTTGAAGAGAACCCCGGCGCCGTCGTTTTGGCCGGAAAGAACTGCCAGCGCGGCGTCGGCATCGGTGACCATGGATCTGATCTTGAGCATCCGGAACGGCTTTCCGGCTTTCCCGACGCGCTCCTGCCTGAAGAGAACGGGCCCGGGGCTGTCGTGTTTGACGATGATCGCGAGGACGAGAAAAAGCGGGGCCAGCAAGGCCAGGGCGGCCGAGGCCACAACGATGTCCAGCAGTCGCTTGAAGGCATGTTTGGCGCCGCTGTACCGGGGCACATCCACGTGCATCAGCGGCAACCCCTCCACCGGCCGCCAGTGGATCCGCGGCCCGGCAACATTGGTCAGGGACGAAGCGAGGACCAGCTCCGCCTTGTGCTCCTCCAGCCCCCAGCCCAGCTCACGGATGTATTGGTTACCGCCGGGTACCGGTCCGGCCACGATCACCGCTTCCGCCCCGCAGCGGCCGACGGTCCGGACAACGTCATCGGTGGAGGACAGCACGGGCACCCGGCGGCCGTCGACGTCGAAGGTTGTCCCCCGCCGCCCGCCCGGCAACGCCACACCGAGGATTTCGTAGACGGCCCCGGACTTCTTGGAGATCCGCTTGAGCACGTAGCGCACGTCCTCGGGCTCGCCGATCACAATCGCCCGCACGAGGAACTGCCCCAGGGCCT
This genomic window from Arthrobacter sp. EM1 contains:
- a CDS encoding DegT/DnrJ/EryC1/StrS family aminotransferase, producing MTLPLEARVCVPFVDLGAQQDEIAEEVDIGLKEVFARTSFIGGPAVAEFEQAYARFLDTGHCVGVANGTDALELALRACGVGAGGEVILPANTFIATAEAVSRTGAVPVLVDVDPEYLLIDPDQVGQAVTRRTQAIVPVHLFGQTAFVERLEPIAAACGAVIIEDAAQAQGASRYGRCAGTLGLAAGTSFYPGKNLGAAGDAGAVLTADGDVAARVRMLGAHGSARKYEHDAVGMNSRLDTVQAVVLNAKLRRLAGWNERRRQAASRYRELLADVPGVELPRSAPGNLDVWHLYVVRVPDRDRVRAELNAAGIGAGIHYPVPVHLSGAYRGMELGPGSFPVAERAARGILSLPVYPHITEAQQQYVAERLQAALSGS
- a CDS encoding NeuD/PglB/VioB family sugar acetyltransferase, producing the protein MTELLVIGASGLAREVLSCVRENGQFDVVGVLDDDDAKVGSALDGAPILGPVSYALRYPAARVVVCIGAGRARERVVARLAGLGVPAYRFATVVDPSVRVPSCCEVGPGSILLGNITLTAAIMVGSHVVLMPGVTLTHDDVVEDFATLAAGVCLGGGVRIGRAAYLGMNSSVREGTTVGSGSVIGMGAAVLADVPPDETWAGVPARVLKPSAAAAGARG
- a CDS encoding DegT/DnrJ/EryC1/StrS family aminotransferase, whose product is MKPWLGAEEAEAVAEVIASGWVAQGPRVKRFEEAFAETQQAGCAVAVSSCTAALHLALKVAGIGPRDDVVVPSFSFIATANSVTYVGARPVFADVEPDTGNVSVSTLEAALTPATRAVIVVDQGGMPVDLDPIRGLCDPLGITVIEDAACAAGSTYRGRPVGAGAELAAWSFHPRKILTTGEGGMLTTDNAAWANRARTLREHAMSVSANERHSTVLAPAESYGEIGFNYRMTDLQAAVGLVQLERLGEAVSRRRAIANTYRRALAGVEGLRFSQDPLYGTSNFQSFWLEVLPGFALGREELLARLAQDGISARRGIMAAHRQPAYAGMDTGKADLSVTERLTDSTLILPVYHQLTPDEQSRVIDSIARSAEEKP
- a CDS encoding NAD-dependent epimerase/dehydratase family protein — translated: MSTLQGAHVLVTGGAGTIGSTVVDQLLDAGAGRIDVLDNLVRGRRANLDPARSSGRVHLIEGDIRDRDLVHDLCRGKDIVFHQAAIRITQCAEEPRLALEVLVDGTFNVLEAVSAQRVGKLVAASSASVYGLAETFPTAERHHHHNNDTFYGAAKSFNEAMARSFRAMHGLDYVLLRYFNVYGPRMDVHGLYTEVLVRWMERIDDGLPPLIFGDGQQTMDFVHTRDVARANILAAGSPVDAGVYNVASGVETSLLELAEALLRAMGSELAVEHGPDRAVNGVVRRQADTGAATRELGFSAETGLADGLRELVDWWRPLRAEIADARVGGAR
- a CDS encoding Gfo/Idh/MocA family oxidoreductase; amino-acid sequence: MNDSRSDYLRGRDLAATGGPLKAAVIGAGYWGPNLARNFTVSPDWELAGIVDLDQDRAAKLAAAQGGVPVFKSIDELLDLADVDAVAIATPAHTHHGIALTALKAGKHVLVEKPLADSRLRGLEMVEVADERGLVLMADHTYCYTPAVLKIRELIADGSLGDILFIDSVRINLGLLQPDVDVFWDLAPHDLSILDFILPGGLRPVEVAAHGADPLGTGHACVGHLTFALPNDAMAHVHVNWLSPTKIRQLVVGGSRRTLVWDDLNPQQRLSIYDRGVSLDRKSPSAAARTASAISYRLGDTWSPALPEYEALGEMVAEFANSIRQRRPSRTSGASGLRVLCVLEAVSDSLRADGKASVVVGNEPKLEVSR
- a CDS encoding sugar transferase encodes the protein MTARPEWMAPGLTPAAPGHGASRAGGTMADLAYAPHQRHAEHDARIPPVIFRPQPLPAAVPAVRAPDRLSGREWARFLRRVLRGTDALLVAACVFAGFLVRFEGGQPLTGSLADLNAAVIGAVLGILWVAALGLYRTRDTKILGAGTSEYKRVAAASGAVFGLLAVGLVAFRVQPASAFHLVSLPLGLVLLPGGRWTARRWYNSRQALGQFLVRAIVIGEPEDVRYVLKRISKKSGAVYEILGVALPGGRRGTTFDVDGRRVPVLSSTDDVVRTVGRCGAEAVIVAGPVPGGNQYIRELGWGLEEHKAELVLASSLTNVAGPRIHWRPVEGLPLMHVDVPRYSGAKHAFKRLLDIVVASAALALLAPLFLVLAIIVKHDSPGPVLFRQERVGKAGKPFRMLKIRSMVTDADAALAVLSGQNDGAGVLFKMHNDPRVTRCGRWMRRYSLDELPQFWNVLSGAMSLVGPRPPLQREVVGYERHTHRRLLIKPGITGLWQVNGRSDLPWDEAVRLDLYYVENWSIMGDVIIIWRTFRAMCVPAGAY